The window TCTTTCGACTATGGTACCTCGCTACTCGCGAGCAGCCAACGTGGGGGGCTAACCGGCGCGCGAGAGGGGGTGAAGCTCCGCCGAGGCGCGTCCGTGTTGACCGACTGGTCAGGCGCCGTCGTCACGAATGTTTGGCTGAGGAGCGAGTGCCCTCTTTACCACTTCAGCGACCGTATCCTTGGTGATTCCGCGCTTCTTGCAATAATTGGATTCGAGCCAATCGAAAAGCTTCTTCGTGCCTTTGCTCGAATTGCATGAGAAACAGCATCTGGCGATGTTTTCGCGATTGATTATTCTCGCGTCGTTAACAATATGTTCCCATGTCGCGATCGACTTTCTCGTCCCATTGGATGTCCCCAAAAAGTCGATGCGACAGTAGACGCAGCTCCTGTCTCGGTCCTTTACCTCTTTTTCTAGCCAATCAGGAATGTTCCAATTGTTCACTCCACGCTATCTCGCTTTCGCTTGCTCAACGTGCGTCTAACCATCATGTAAGCTGATTGGTCTATCTCGACCAGTCGTTCTTGAAGCTGGCCTAAACTCTATAACCATTTCGAGCACTTAACAAGCAATTTGCCCGAATGCGGACGATGGCACACGCTGCACCTATGTCAGCCTCTCCAACTTTCCGATCGCTGACCGCCCAAACCCACTCCGAGTCTATCGACTGGGCCGTGGACTCCCCTGCCCCCTCGGTTCAAAACGTGGGCGTAAATCATTGTAGTGCTGACATCGCGATGGCCGAGCAGCTCATGGACCGCCCAGTCACCTGACTCCAGGTCGGATCATCCCAAATCGGCCTATTCAAATGCTCTCAAACCGTCGCGAGTTTCTGCTTGAGGATTTCGCTAGCGAGTTCCTTTGCCGGCTTCTGGAGCTTCTTGGCCCTGTCGCGCAAAACCAAGAAGCTCTCCTCATCCACTTCTATCTCGAAGTGTCGCCGCTTGAGGTCCACTTCGAGACCGACAGGTTCCAGGAATTCCTCATAGTCGGTGATGCTGTGGGTGTTCCAGAACTCGGCAGCCTCCTCCTCCGACCTAAACTCCTCCGGTAGGGGGTCTACGCGCTTATTTGTGTCTGCCATAATAGTTTCTCTCCGCGCGGTCCATGTCACGCGCCGAAATCGGCAGTGCCATACCACGCTTCTTGTTAATAAAGAAGCGATCAAATATCTCCCGCTGCTGATCTGCGCCAAAGCCGCATACAGGTCCTCTCCATGTACGCGCCCTTTGACCATCTTCCTGACCACAGGCCTCGAAAGAAGTGTCTCTTCCGCCTCTGCAACTGACACACCATGCTTCTCCGCGATCTTCTCAACCACACGTTCTTTCCAGATGATTTCAGTAATCCGCAACAGATAGCCTCCAGAAATCTCCACTTAGCATACGCTTTGCATACGATGCTGACAAGGTCTGCAGAGCCCGACTATCATATAAGCTGATCAGTCAATCTCGACTAGCCGTTCTTGAAGCTGGCCCAAACTCTATAACCTTCTTCAGCACTTAACAAGAAATTTGTCTGAATGCGGACGACCGCCTGCGCCGTGATCAGATGGTTGGACAAATCGAGGAGGGTTATGACCCGGAAGGGCGCAACCACAGGACTAGCCAGCAGGGGGCAGGAGGTGCTACCCTACTACTAGTGACTTGTGGGGACTTTCTCTTTGGGAGTATGCGAATGCATCAACCTCTTCTGACAGCCATCGGCAAGGAACTGTCCGTTCGCTCGGCCAAGGCGGCGAAAACCGGAGAAGGCGTGCTCGATGAGAGCACGTTCAACGCTATAGAAGTTGGTCGACTCTTTGACGCCGTCAATTACGCCGGTACCATCGCCGGGCAAGCAACGCTCTACCGCTCATTAGCCCACCCGTTGAGTTCGATCGATACCATCACGGCCAAGCAGGACGCGCTCAAAGAGCTGGACTCGAACGCTGATCTGAGAGCGCGAATCGAAGCGCTGGTACAGCAGGCCGCGAAACACGAGGAGGAATTTTACCGCCTGCTGTTTGGGACCTTCCTCGGCACCTTGGGGGATCCCCGGGATAAAATGGAAACAGGGGGGTATGGGCACAAAACGTATCGGCAAGGAACGGAGCTCATGCTCGGTCTCGTTAAGGGCGCTCACGGCCTGCCGACACCAGAAAGCCCCTATCTTCGCGCGCGCCTCGATACGCTCAAGGCGTTTGATTCCACGCGATCGTATGTCTTGATGAAAGGTCCCGCCTACCTGACGGAGAGGGCCATCAAGACGAAGGCTGAAAAGTGGCTACTGACCCCTGCCATCAAATTCAGACCGACCCTCTTCAAGCCACGATTAATCATCATGCTCTTGATAGCGGTGGGTCTCCTGGCGCATTACGCCCCCGCGCTTGGGGTGTCCAGACAAGTCTTGCCCGCCATCATGACGCTCCTGTTGCCCTCGGTTCTATTGTACGGACCTCTTATCGGGGGGTTTGATCGAGACAGTATCATCTATCCCTTGCGGGATGGTTATCGAAACTCACGCGAAGTTCAGCAAGCGCTGGAGGCATTAGGGCAGATCGATGAGCTGCTGTCTTTTCATCGTTATGCCGAAGCGTTCGGAAGTTCGACCGTCTTGCCGGCGCTCATCGATGCAGATCAGCACGCGATGATCTTGAAAACGGTCAGAAACCCTATCCTGGGAAAAGGGAATACCGATTACGTGCCCAACGATCTCGACCTGAACGGAGCTCGATTGGCGTTTATTACCGGTCCAAATGGAGGCGGGAAAACCGCCTTCTGCAAAACCATTGCCCAGGTGCAAGTGCTGGCGCAGATCGGTTGCTATGTGCCCGCTGAGGCGGCGCAGGTCTCGGTAGCTGATCGGATTTTCTATCAGGTTCCGGAAAGTAACTCGCTGGCCGATCGTGAGGGGAGATTCGGAACGGAGTTGCAGCGCACGAAGGCCATCTTTTTCGCATCGTCGCCCAAAAGTCTGGTCATTCTGGATGAGCTGGCGGAGGGAACCACCTATCAGGAGAAACTGGAAATCTCCCGCACCATCCTCGGTGGATTTCACCAAGTCGGTAACAATACGATTCTGGTCACCCACAATCACGAGCTGGCGGAGCAGTTTCAAAAAAGAGATGTTGGATTGTATCGCCAGGCAGAATTTGTCCATAACTCCCCAACCTATCGATTGATCGAGGGAATCTCACGGGTGAGCCATGCCGACAAAGTGGCCCGACGAATCGGTTTTGCGAAGGAAGACATCGAAAAGCACCTGGCTGAGCGAGGCTACGGAGGTGAAGGTGTGACTTCGCCTGAAGAGGACGCCCCTGATCCGACATGAGTAAGGGGGGGGTGAGAGGATTTGATTTGACAGAATTGTCGATTATCGCTAACCTACAAGGTTTAGCGATCCCCGCGCGGTCCCCATTCGCGCCTACCCATCCAGGTGGTGGCAACCCTATGCCGGTGTTACCGAGGTCGTGACGAAATGCTGAGCAGTATGACCGGGTTCGGGCAAGGAGAGTCTGTTACCTCCTCGAAACGATACGTGTGTGAATTGCAGTCGGTCAACCATCGTTATCTCGATACTCGCGTGAGGCTTCCAAAACGGCTGAGCGCCTTGGAGTTGCAGGTTCTGAAGAGTCTGCAGGGCCGCTTCGCGCGAGGGCGGTTTGACGTGACGGTGCGTGAGGAGTTGACAGGGGAGCAGTCCTGCAAGCTGGTTCTCAATCGTCCGCTGGCTTACGCGTATCTTGATGCCGCCAAAACGCTGCAATCAGAACTTGGTCTGACCGGAGAAGTGACACTGGAACTACTGCTGTCCCGAACAGACCTGTTTGTCTCTGAAGAAGAGGAGTCAGAGACTGCGGATGCTGATTGGCCGGTAGTCAGGACTGCTCTTGAGGGAGCGATGAACGCTGTCACCGAGATGCGTCGGGAGGAGGGGAAAGCGCTCGAGACCGCCCTGCTCGGCCACCTGGAACTCGTCGAGATGACCTTGGCGGCAATCGCCGCTCGTGCGCCGGACGTGGTGCAAAGCTATAAGGGCCGCCTGGAGCTTCGGCTCCAGCGCTTGCTGGAGGGGAAACCGGTCGATCCCGGCCGACTTGAACAGGAAGTCGCAATCCTGGCTGAGCGTTCGGACATCACAGAGGAGACCACGCGGGTCACAAGTCATCTGCATCAGTTCCGCGACCTCATTCAACAACAGGGTCCGCACGGCCGACGGATGGAGTTCCTCTTACAGGAGATGCAACGCGAGGCCAACACCATCGGCGCGAAGGCGAATGATGCCAAGACCTCACACGATGTGATAACATTAAAAAGTATTCTGGAACAGCTCCGAGAGCAGGTCCAGAACGTCGAGTAAAAAGGGATAAACATCTTGGCCCCAAAGCTGCTGAACGTAGGGTTCGGAAATATGGTGGCGATTGCCAGGATCATCGCCATCGTCGATCCTGGTTCGGCCCCAATGAAGCGGTTGAAGGACGAAGCCAAGCAGGCCGGTAAACTGGTTGACGCAACCAACGGCAGGCGTACCCGGTCGATCATCGTGACCGATAGCGACCATGTCGTGTTGTCGGCCATCCAGACCGAGACGATAACCCAGCGGTTCGAGGCTGATGTGCTTTCCGGTCGGTCGGGTAAAGGCTCGCGAACAGAATGAATCGGCAGCGGATGATGGTGGTTGTGTCGGCTCCCTCCGGGGGTGGGAAGACCTCCTTGTGCCAGGAGGCCGCGCGGCGGTTGCCCCGTCTGGTTCACTCTGTCTCGTATACGACCCGTGCGCCCAGGCCCGACGAGCAGGACGGGCGCGACTATCACTTCGTGGACGAGCCCACCTTCCGAAGGATGATCGAGGCGGACGAATTCGCAGAGTGGGCGTACGTGCATGGCCACCTCTACGGCACCAGCCGCCCGCTGCTGGAGAAACAGTTCGCGGAAGGTCTTGATGTCATTCTCGACATCGACACGCAGGGGGCGGCTAAGCTCAGACAGAACTACCAAACGGGGGTATTTGTGTTTGTCGTCCCCCCTACCTTCGACCTGCTGGAAACCAGGCTTCGACAGCGGCGGACCGACTCTGAGGAGGAGATTCTTCGACGCCTGGCCAAGGCCAGGGAGGAATTGCATCATTACCGGTATTACCAGTATATTGTTGTGAACGATATCTTCGAAAAGGCCGTCAAACAGCTTTGCTGTATTATCACTGCCGAGCGATCCCGAAAAGATCGAGTGGATCTCTCCTTTTTGGATGCGGGAATCGACTGAGGTAGGGAGGATTTGGGGTATGTCGCTTGTCCCTTTGGAACAGCTTCTGACGCACGTTGATAGTAAATATCGTTTGGTGATCATCGCTGCCAAGCGCGCGAAGCAGTTGATGCGCGGTGCCGAGTACCTGATCACCCCCAAGAGCAGCAAACCAACGCATATTGCCCTGGAGGAAATAGGCGCCGGAAAGCTGGCTTATGACACAAAGCCCGTAGAGGGTGCAAGGGCGGTGGAGCTGGTCGGTCCAGAGGCCGGGGCTACCTGGTTTCGCAGTCTCTCCGTTGGGGATACTCTTGGCGAAGAGGAGATCGTCGAGAAGGAGGAAGAGGAAAAGGAGGGAGGCGAGTTGGAGGAGACCCCGGTCGAACTGCTCGCGGAGACCGGCGAGGAGATAGAGAAATTGGAAATGACCGATCTCGATGCCCTGGAAGAGCCGGAGGAAGTAGAGGACGAAACCTGAAGGTGACGGGCATTGTGCTGGCGGGTGGCAAGTCCTCGCGGATGGGGTTTAATAAAGCCTTTATCGAATTCGGAGGCAAACGACTGATCGAGGCGACGGTGGACCGCCTGAGGGCGCTCTTCCCAGAGGTCTTGATCATTGCCAACGATCCTCCGCTCTATGCGTACCTCGGTGTCAAGGTCATCTCCGATCTGATCCCGGACTCCGGCTCGCTCGGCGGGATTTATACGGGACTCAGCGCTGCAAGTTACCCCACGTGTTTCTTTGTTGCCTGCGATATGCCTTTTCTCAACGCCGACCTGATCAAACTCTTGGTCCGCGAAGCCGAAGGGTGGGATGTGGTCGTCCCACGTGTAGGGGGCGAGTTACAGCCGCTGCATGCCGTATACGCCAGGTCGTGCCTCCCGCTCATGAAAGAGGCCATTGATACCGGCGTACTGAAGATTACCCGATTCTTCCCGAAGGCCAAGGTAAACATCATCGAGGAGTCGATACTCAGGGAGGTGGA of the Candidatus Methylomirabilis tolerans genome contains:
- the gmk gene encoding guanylate kinase, giving the protein MNRQRMMVVVSAPSGGGKTSLCQEAARRLPRLVHSVSYTTRAPRPDEQDGRDYHFVDEPTFRRMIEADEFAEWAYVHGHLYGTSRPLLEKQFAEGLDVILDIDTQGAAKLRQNYQTGVFVFVVPPTFDLLETRLRQRRTDSEEEILRRLAKAREELHHYRYYQYIVVNDIFEKAVKQLCCIITAERSRKDRVDLSFLDAGID
- a CDS encoding BrnA antitoxin family protein, with translation MADTNKRVDPLPEEFRSEEEAAEFWNTHSITDYEEFLEPVGLEVDLKRRHFEIEVDEESFLVLRDRAKKLQKPAKELASEILKQKLATV
- the rpoZ gene encoding DNA-directed RNA polymerase subunit omega, which produces MSLVPLEQLLTHVDSKYRLVIIAAKRAKQLMRGAEYLITPKSSKPTHIALEEIGAGKLAYDTKPVEGARAVELVGPEAGATWFRSLSVGDTLGEEEIVEKEEEEKEGGELEETPVELLAETGEEIEKLEMTDLDALEEPEEVEDET
- a CDS encoding molybdenum cofactor guanylyltransferase, with the translated sequence MTGIVLAGGKSSRMGFNKAFIEFGGKRLIEATVDRLRALFPEVLIIANDPPLYAYLGVKVISDLIPDSGSLGGIYTGLSAASYPTCFFVACDMPFLNADLIKLLVREAEGWDVVVPRVGGELQPLHAVYARSCLPLMKEAIDTGVLKITRFFPKAKVNIIEESILREVDPHLLGFVNVNTPPELEQAEAISRHPHSHRRSADG
- a CDS encoding DNA mismatch repair protein MutS, coding for MHQPLLTAIGKELSVRSAKAAKTGEGVLDESTFNAIEVGRLFDAVNYAGTIAGQATLYRSLAHPLSSIDTITAKQDALKELDSNADLRARIEALVQQAAKHEEEFYRLLFGTFLGTLGDPRDKMETGGYGHKTYRQGTELMLGLVKGAHGLPTPESPYLRARLDTLKAFDSTRSYVLMKGPAYLTERAIKTKAEKWLLTPAIKFRPTLFKPRLIIMLLIAVGLLAHYAPALGVSRQVLPAIMTLLLPSVLLYGPLIGGFDRDSIIYPLRDGYRNSREVQQALEALGQIDELLSFHRYAEAFGSSTVLPALIDADQHAMILKTVRNPILGKGNTDYVPNDLDLNGARLAFITGPNGGGKTAFCKTIAQVQVLAQIGCYVPAEAAQVSVADRIFYQVPESNSLADREGRFGTELQRTKAIFFASSPKSLVILDELAEGTTYQEKLEISRTILGGFHQVGNNTILVTHNHELAEQFQKRDVGLYRQAEFVHNSPTYRLIEGISRVSHADKVARRIGFAKEDIEKHLAERGYGGEGVTSPEEDAPDPT
- a CDS encoding YicC family protein, whose amino-acid sequence is MLSSMTGFGQGESVTSSKRYVCELQSVNHRYLDTRVRLPKRLSALELQVLKSLQGRFARGRFDVTVREELTGEQSCKLVLNRPLAYAYLDAAKTLQSELGLTGEVTLELLLSRTDLFVSEEEESETADADWPVVRTALEGAMNAVTEMRREEGKALETALLGHLELVEMTLAAIAARAPDVVQSYKGRLELRLQRLLEGKPVDPGRLEQEVAILAERSDITEETTRVTSHLHQFRDLIQQQGPHGRRMEFLLQEMQREANTIGAKANDAKTSHDVITLKSILEQLREQVQNVE
- a CDS encoding DUF370 domain-containing protein; protein product: MAPKLLNVGFGNMVAIARIIAIVDPGSAPMKRLKDEAKQAGKLVDATNGRRTRSIIVTDSDHVVLSAIQTETITQRFEADVLSGRSGKGSRTE